Genomic window (Aquipuribacter hungaricus):
GCCTCCGACTTCCGACGGCCTCGCGGGCGGCACCGGCCAGCTGGCCACGGGCGCGACCGGCCTCGCCGACGGCGTCGACCAGCTCGCCACCGGGCTGGGCGAGGGCGCGGAGCAGGTGCCCGACTACGACGCGACCGAGCGCCGTCAGCTCGCCGAGGTGGCCGCGGCCCCGGTCCGGACCACCGGCGACGACCCCTCGACCCTGGAGCGGGCGCTCGCCTTCCTCGCGGCGTTCGCCGTGGGCGTCGGCGGCCTGGTGACCTTCCTCGTCCTGCGCCCGGTCCCGGCGGGCGCCGTGAGCAGCCGGTCCGGCCCGCTCCGGCTCGCCCTGCGCGCCGCCGCCCCCGCAGCCGTCGTCGTCGGCCTGCAGACGGTGCTCGTCACCCTGGTCCTGGCGACCGCGCTCGACCTGGGCGCCGGCCGCACGGTCGCGGTCGCGGGCGCCGTGCTCCTGGCCGGCCTCGCCCTGGCCGCCACCAACCAGGCGCTCGTGGCCTGGCTCGGCGGGGCGGGCCGGCTGGTCTCGCTCACCCTGCTCGCCCTCAGCGTCCCCGGGGCGCTCGCCGGCACGGCCCCGGAGGTCGTGCGCACCCTGGTGTCGGCCACGCCGATGGCCCCGGCGACCGAGGCGGTGCAGGCCGCCGTCCTGTCGGAGCCGGTCGGCGGTGCGCCTGTCGCGCTCGTCGTGTGGGCGCTGGCCGGGCTCGCCGCCTCGGTGCTCGCCGCGGCCCGCGAGCGCTCCGCCCCGCCGGCGCGCGTGCTCGCCCTGGCAGCCGCCCGCTGACCGGTGCCCGCCCGGGAGGTTCCTCCCGGGCGGGCGCGGGTACCCGGACCCCGTGCGAGCCCTCACCGTCACCCCCGGCCAGCCGTCCGCAGCGGAGCTCGTCGAGCTCGACGAGCCGTCGCCGGAGGAGGGGTCGGTCCTGGTCCGCACGGTCGCCGTCGGCGTCTGCGGCACCGACCGCGAGATCATGTCCGGCGAGTACGGCGAGGCGCCGCCGGGGGAGGACCGGCTCGTCATCGGGCACGAGTCGCTGGGCCGGGTCGTCGAGGCCCCGGAGGGATCGGGGCTGTCCGCGGGCGACCTCGTCGTCGCCGTGGTCCGCGAGCCCGACCCGGAGCCGTGCACCAGCTGCGCCGTCGGCGAGCAGGACATGTGCCGCAACGGCCGCTACACCGAGCACGGCATCAAGGGCGTGCACGGCTTCGCCCGGGACTCCTACCGCGCGGAACCCGACCGGCTCGTCGCCGTGCCGGCGTCGCTCGGACTGCGCGGGGTCCTCGTCGAGCCGGCGTCGGTGCTCGCCAAGGCCTGGGAGCACATCGAGCACATCGGCCGCCGCGGCCGGTGGGAGCCCCGGACCGTCCTGGTCACCGGTGCCGGTCCGGTCGGCCTGCTCGCCGCCCTGATGGGGGCCCAGCGAGGCCTCGAGGTGCACGTCGCCGACCTGGTCACCGACGGCCCCAAGCCCGAGCTCGTCCGCCGCCTCGGCGGGACGTACCACGGCGGCCCCGTCGAGCAGGTGGACCTGG
Coding sequences:
- a CDS encoding glucose 1-dehydrogenase; this encodes MRALTVTPGQPSAAELVELDEPSPEEGSVLVRTVAVGVCGTDREIMSGEYGEAPPGEDRLVIGHESLGRVVEAPEGSGLSAGDLVVAVVREPDPEPCTSCAVGEQDMCRNGRYTEHGIKGVHGFARDSYRAEPDRLVAVPASLGLRGVLVEPASVLAKAWEHIEHIGRRGRWEPRTVLVTGAGPVGLLAALMGAQRGLEVHVADLVTDGPKPELVRRLGGTYHGGPVEQVDLAADVVLECTGVPQVVAHVLGGTAPGAVVCLAGVSSPGRVDIDLGSLNREWVLDNDVVFGSVNANRRHYEAAVEALVQADPAWLDGMVTRVVPLEDFAEAVEDREGDIKSVLLLDTPPD